The stretch of DNA TTGATCCGGTTCCGCTTGCCGTCGAACTTCTTGCCCTTGAGCTCGGCCAGATCCGTCGTCCGGTAAACATAGTCGAAGTCGTCCCGGTCGGGGGCGCAGCTCAAGCCGCCGCACCAGCGTTCGGCGAAAGAGGCGGGGATCCTGGACAGGCGCGGCGCCGTCGTCAGACAGGTCCGGATCGTGTCGGGGATGTCGGTCTCGCCGAGCGGCTGCAGGAAATAGGCCGGCTGATCCGGCGGCGTGAAGCAGAAGCAGAGGTTGCCGTGAATCGTAGTGAAGCGGGGGTGATCAAAGCGGCGCCAGATGAAATGGTTGGCGAAGGTCGACTCCGAGATCTCTAGAGGGTGGCGCTGGAAATAGGGGAGCAGCGCCTCCCGGTCCGCGAGCTCGAGCGGCTTGAACTGGGGAAAGACCGGCAAGCTCATGAGCGCCTCCGAACCATGATCGTGCACCCGATCCCGGAGCAGCCTTCGCACCAGGAGGGGGCCTTGGCCATGCCGGCGGGGATGGATTCCGCCTTGCCGAATCCGAGGCGGGCGAAATAGGGGGGGATGATCGTGGCCAGATAGACGTCGCTCTCCGCCGCGGCGGCCAAGGCCGCCACGAGCCGGCCGCCGATGCCGCCGGAACGCAGCTCGGGATCCACCCCGAGCCCGACGAGCTCCAGGCAGTCGACATGGCGTTTGAGCCCGACCAGGCCGGCAAGCCGGCCGCCGTCCTCGGCGATCCAGAAGCGGTCGCCTTCCATGTCTTCGTAGTCGAGGCCGAGGCGGGCGGCCAGGGCTCGGATCGAGGGCCTGTCTTCGGGTCGGGCGGATCGGACGATCATGCCCCAAAATTATACCATGAGAGGCCTCCGATCCGCGCCCCGGCCGGGACCTGCGGGGCTGCTCGGCGGTTGGATTTGGACGGGCGGATGTGCTATATCTAGGAAGTCGGAGAGGCCGCAACCTCCCGCTCCAGACCCCAGCCGAGGTTTTCCAAGTGGATGATAAGGTGATTGTTCGATTTGCGCCCAGCCCGACCGGCTTTCTGCATCTTGGCTCGGCCCGCACGGCCCTCTTCAATTGGCTGGCCGCCCGAAGCTGCGGCGGCCGGTTCCTCCTGCGTATCGAGGATACGGACAAGATCCGGTCCGAACAGCGCTTTTTGGAGGAGATCCTGGAGGACCTCCATTGGCTCGGGCTGGATTGGGACGGGGAGCCCGCCTTCCAAAGCCGGCGATTCGACGTCTACCGGGCCAAGGCGGAGGAACTCGTGGCCGGCGGCCGGGCCTATCGAGAGGGCGACGCCATTCTCTTCCGGGTCGAGCCGGGCCGGACGATCGCCTTCGACGACCTCATCCATGGCCGCATCGCAGTCGAGACCGAGACGATCAAGGACCAGGTCCTGATCAAGTCCGACGGCTCGCCC from Candidatus Aminicenantes bacterium encodes:
- a CDS encoding GNAT family N-acetyltransferase produces the protein MIVRSARPEDRPSIRALAARLGLDYEDMEGDRFWIAEDGGRLAGLVGLKRHVDCLELVGLGVDPELRSGGIGGRLVAALAAAAESDVYLATIIPPYFARLGFGKAESIPAGMAKAPSWCEGCSGIGCTIMVRRRS